Proteins from one Megalopta genalis isolate 19385.01 chromosome 1, iyMegGena1_principal, whole genome shotgun sequence genomic window:
- the Rad51D gene encoding rad51 recombinase D has protein sequence MTKLNSDIDLKLSDTVVQQLQRRNIKTVLEFLEEDSNNLATFSGLSLKDIVHIQKIISLKYGGVVRNASDLFKIELSNIIPTDLPCLDNLLKGGLYPGQMYELCGLPSSGKTQLCLTIASNIALRANSLVRYIDTKRDFHGSRVEQILLNKNICKKVTDEVLNRIRVCSVQKLYDLFEILRWLTSALKVEKEECRTRIIIIDSLPAIIFSVSDDNKVAVTLNHLANICYFIANEFRLSIITVNLITQWDSGNETESACINTNNVIDSDVIPTLGKYWEGIPNTRLLIEKLDLGNRKISIWKSVQLETCRLSIDNNGIICTS, from the exons ATGACAAAGTTAAATTCGGATATAGATCTAAAATTATCGGATACTGTAGTACAACAATTACAAcgcagaaatattaaaactgttCTTGAATTTTTAGAGGAAGATTCGAATAACTTGGCGACGTTCTCTGGTCTTTCGCTCAAG GACATAGTTCATATTCAAAAAATTATTTCACTAAAGTATGGAGGTGTGGTAAGAAATGCCAGTGATTTGTTCAAGATAGAATTGAGTAATATAATTCCTACAGATTTACCATG tTTAGATAACTTACTGAAAGGTGGATTATATCCAGGTCAAATGTATGAACTATGTGGTTTACCATCAAGCGGTAAAACACAGTTGTGTTTAACAATTGCAAGTAATATTGCTCTTAGGGCTAATAGTCTTGTACGGTATATCGATACAAAAAGAGATTTCCACGGTTCACGCGTAGAACAAATTTTGTTGAACAAAAACATCTGTAAAAAG GTTACAGATGAAGTTTTGAACCGTATCAGAGTTTGCAGTGTACAAAAGTTATATGACTTATTTGAGATTTTGCGTTGGCTTACAAGTGCTTTGAAAGTTGAGAAAGAAGAATGTCGTACAAggattataataatagattctttGCCAGCAATAATTTTCAGTGTTTCTGATGATAATAAAGTAGCAGTTACACTAAATCATCTAGCAAATATATGTTACTTTATTGCTAATGAATTTCGTTTATCGATCATCACAGTCAATTTGATTACTCAATGGGATTCTGGTAACGAAACGGAATCGGCTTGCATAAATACAAATAATGTAATAGATAGTGATGTAATACCAACGTTGGGAAAGTATTGGGAAGGCATTCCTAATACAAGACTGTTAATAGAAAAGCTAGATCTTGGAAACAGGAAAATTTCGATATGGAAAAGTGTTCAGTTAGAAACGTGTAGATTAAGTATAGACAATAATGGCA